In the genome of Campylobacter sp. RM16189, the window CAGCGCAAGATAGAGCAGGGCAGTCAGCAGCTTCAAGGCGAAGTGCAAGAGCTTGCGATAGAAGAGTGGCTTAGGCTTAAATTCCCACTTGACGTGATAGAAGAGGTTAAAAAGGGTGCAAACGGCGCTGACTGCATGCAGATAGTAAACACAAGAGATATGCAAAACTGCGGTAAAATCTACTATGAGAGCAAGCGAACGAAGAATTTTTCAAACGAATGGACAGAGAAATTTAAAGCCGATATGCGTTCAAGCGGTGCTGATGTGGGAATTTTAGTAAGTGAAGCTAGACCAAAAGATATGGAGCGACTGGGGCTGGTTGATGGTGTGTGGGTGTGTTCGTATGAAGAGTTTAAGGCGCTTAGCTTTGTGCTTAGAAATGGTTTGGTTGAGCTAAAATTTGCTAAAAATTTGAGTCAAAATCAAGGTAGTAAAATCGAACTTTTATACAGTTATCTAACTAGCAATGAGTTTAAAATGCGAATTGAAGCCATTGTAGAGGGCTTTACTTCAATGCAAGATGATCTCATAAAAGAGCAAAATGCGATGAAGCGAATTTGGAAGAGTCGCGAAAAACAGATAGAAAAAGTTCGCGATAATGCCATAGAGATGTTTGGATCTATTAAAGGGATTGCTGGAAATGCTATCGGCGAGATAAAGAGGCTTGAGCTTGGATTTGATGATGGCGATGAAATGCAGAGTGAGTGAAATTTGAGATCAAATTTCACAAATTTGCTTAATTGTTTCGCAATTTAATATTAGATTATACGAGAATGCGTCTATAACGATACCAGCATATTTTTCTTTTGAGGCTTCTAGCATAGCAAGATAGTTTTTAATCTGTAAATTTAACACTTCTTGTTCGCTATCACTTCTCCATTTCATCATTTCTTCTTTGCTTGTAAAAGCTGGAAAATAGCTGAGAGTACTTTCTTCATCTTCAAGCAGAATAAATTTGATATTTGAACCTTCTTCCTCATAGACAGCTTTTCCGTCAGGCTTTGCTAAGGCTTGATTTATAATAACAGGCGCTATAAATTCTGCCTTCTTGAGTTCTTTTATAAGCTCATTTTCGTTTTTATTACTTGGATTATCTAAAAATTGTTTCATTGATTTAACTAAAACTTCGGACATTTTTACCTCTATTTTTAAAATTTTGAGAAATTATACATTTTTTAAAATTTTAAATCAAAATTTAGCGATAAATAAGTTTCGAGGTGATATAATCACAACTTCAATTTAGCTAATGGGTTCATAGCTCAGTTGGTTAGAGCATCCGGCTCATAACCGGATGGTCCCAGGTTCGAGTCCTGGTGAACCCACCATTACCTATTTTTTAAGCAATCTTTAAACTTCAAATTATTTCACAAAATTACTATAAATACGAGCTTTAATTATTTAAAACCACTATCAATTCATATAAACAGATTATGCTTTTGTGTGTAAGCTTAGAAAGCAATATAAGATTAGTGTAAAAGGAAATTTTCGGGCCTGTAGGCGTTATCATCAAATTTAAGAATGAAAAAGAGCTTATTAAGATGGTAAATGATAGCGAATATGGCCTTGGCGGCGGGGTCTTTACTAAAGATATCACAAAAGCTCTAAGAACAGCGCGCGCGATGGAAACAGGTCGCGTCTGGGTAAACTGCTATAACCAAATTCCTGCCGGAAGTCCGTTTGGCGGATATAAGAACTCAGGTATAGGCAGAGAGACTCATAAAATCATACTTGAGCACTGTACTCAGATGAAAAATATCATGATTGATCTAACGGGAAAACCAAGCGGCTTTTACTGATATTTAAACGTCCCCTAAATTTAGGGGACGTTTGATTTTGTTTCGTATGAATTTTTAAAATTTGCACACAAATATCACTTTATCTTGAAAGTAAACGAAGCGATCAGTATCTCCTCATCGCATCTTTTACTCTCACCAAAGGCTCTTTTGTGCATGACTTTTAGTATCCATTTGCCGGGTGCTAAAGCCATAACTTCGGTTATACCTTCTAAATCAGTAGTTGCCGAAAATGCAAATTTATCTTTTAAAAATTTATCAAATGTTCCGTCTATTCTAGCCGTTTTAAGCGGCTTTCCTTCAAGCAGAATTTGAATTTTAAAAGGCTTATTTATATCAAAATTTACAGGATTTTCAAGCGGCACTATCTCCAGCTTTTGCCCTATGGTTTTAGTTACAAACTCATCTTGTTCGCTGTCAATATTTACAACCTCTTTTGCATACATTGAAGCTTGCATGCAGTAAGCGGAATCTGCTATCTGATCTTTTGTCTTATCCATATACCATTTGCCGTTTGCGTCTTTTGACCAAAACGTGCTTTTATACTCGCCTGCTAGGATATAACTTCCTTTTTTAAGCTTTTCTCCTTCGTAGTGGTAGCTTTCGCCTGTTTGGATTAGCTCTGTTTTGCCTCCGTCTTTTGAGATGATTGTAAGCGGAATAAAGGATTTAGTCTCATCTTTGGGTATCATCTCTTGATGAGGGAAGTTGTGTCCGTAGCCTATATCGGCTCTAAATTTATCCGAATTTTCTCCAAACACCCAAAAGTCATGAGCGTACGCTGCGTTTAGTATTGCGAGAGTAAATAGCGTAGCTAAAATTTTATTTATCATGATTATTCCTTAGATTAAAGAAATTTGGCATCAAATTTAACGCCAAATTTTAAAAGCTATATTTAACTCCAAGCCCAAAAGTTCTGCCCTTATCATACTCTACAAGCACGCCGTAAGATCTATCAAAGACATTCATCGGATACTCTTTGTCGGCTATGTTTTTAGCGTATAGATATACGTCGAAATTTTTCTTCATATAGCCTATCTTGGCGTCAGCCGTGAAGTAGCTTGCCCTAGCGACTGAGTTTTGAGGATCAAAGTATGTTTTTCCGATGAGGTTACCGTCTATCCTTGCATATAGTCCAAACGGCGCATAATACGAAGCTCCAAGTGAGAATTTATATTCCGGATTGTATTCGATTTTGTTGCCTTTGTTGTTTTTGCCGTTAGGGCTAATATAATTGCCGTATTTTGTTCTAAGTAAGCTTGCAGCCATGTTTATAGCAAGCTCTTTTGTAGCTCTTGCTACACCTTCTAGCTCAATGCCCATTGAGGTTGCCTTATCGGCGTTTCCTGTTATGAAATTTGCTGGGTTTTTAGGATCTATCATGTAGATATGGGTATCTTTTATATCCATATAAAAGGCAGCCGCTGAAAATCTAAAACTATCATAGGCCCCTTTTATGCCGATTTCGTAGTTGTCGCTGGTTTGTGACTCAAATTTATTCTCATCTTTTGTTCCTCCCATAGGAAATGAGTTAAATCCTCCCGCTAGATAGCCTTTAGCATACATCGCGTAAATGCTAAGTTCATCTTGTAAGGCGTATTCAAGAGCTATCTTTGGCAGGAATTTGTTCCAGCTTGCATCGTTTTCAAACGAGTAAAACGGTGCAGTTTTGCTTGAGCCGACAGGATACATATAGGTATCTACCTTGATATCTTTTTTGATCTTTTGGTATCTTCCGCCAAGCGTTAGATCAAGCTTTGAGGTAATAGGATATATGGCTTGAGCGAAGATTGAAGCTGTTTTGCTGTTCATCTTTGCAGGTGCGTCCATTTCCGTAGGCGTTCCCATCATCATAAACTGCATGCCCATTTTTCTTATATCTATCTTTTCGTTTTCAAAGAAAAGCCCGGCAATCCATCTTAAATTTTGCTCTTCATTGCTTGAGAGCCTAAATTCTTGAGATAAATTTTTAATTCTCATATCAGAAAACATGATTAGATTGTTGTTGTGCGGAAAATACTTGCTTCCCGCATCTAAGTCGTAGTTGCTTGACTGATCTATCTTTTTATATGTGGTGATAGAGCTTAGATCTACACTGTCAAAATTATAAGTGGCGTTTAGGGCGATGGAATTTGACTTTTCAAGTGAGTGTGTTTCACTTTCAAGCCTTGTTGTTTTGACATCGTCTCTTTTGAAGCTTTTAAATTTGTCATAAGGGATTACTATGCCGTCCGTGCCGTTAAATTTCTTGTAGTATCTATCCGCAAAAAGCTTTAAAGATAGCCTATCCGTAGGTATAAATTTCAAATTTAGTCCGAAGTTGTTAAGCTCTTTGCCGTTTGATTTTTTGCCTGTTATCTCGTCAGTGATCCAGCCTTGATCTTTGGATGCTGAGCCGTTTAGCCCAAGATATAGCACGTCATCTACAAGTGCGCCGTTTGCCTCAAAGGTGCCGACTCTGTATTTATATGAGCCATACTCTGCGCCGACACTTCCCGACCACTCGTTGCTAGGCTCTTTTAAGACCACGTTGATAACGCCGCCGATAGAGTCTTTACCGTAGATCGCACTTGACGGACCTTTTAGGATTTCGATTCTCTCCACGTTTGTGATAGGCACGTATGCTCCAAATTGATTACCGTGCGCTACACCATTTATGAAGATCGTTACAGGATTTGTTCTGGTAAATATCGAGCCGTTAAGCCCTCTTGTAAAAATTCCTCCGTGAAGCCCCGTTGTGGTCGATATACTTGGCACGCTTTTTAGCAGGTCTTCTATGGTTTTTATACCCTTTTCCTCTACTTCTATACTGTCAATCACACTGATACTTTGTGGGATATCTTTTAGTTTTTCCTCTATTTTGTTTGCTGTTACTTTAACCTCGCCAAGAGATACGCTCTCTGTTGCAAAGATATACGGGCATGCCGCTAAAGAGATAACGGCTGCAACTTTTAAGTATTTAGCTTTCACTTTAACTCCTGATTGTAAAAATATTTAAGTTTCATTTTACTATAATGGGATAATTATTATCAATACAAAAATATCGCTAAAAGGATTAAAAGATAGCGTTAGTTGGATTATTTTCAAATTTGTGGAGAGACTATGAGTGAAAGCAGAAAGCTTGATAAATTTTTTGATGAATTTGAGTGTAGAGTCGAATTTGGCGAAGAGAAAAAATATAAAGAAATTTCATTTAAAGATGAAAATTTAAACTGCGAACTTGAGTATTACGAGACGGGAAGCGGGCTTGGTTACTGCTCTTACGATATAAGATATAGCGAAAATTTAAGGTATCTCTCAAAGAAGAGCCCGCACTCCTTTTTATGCTTTAATGTGGGGCAGAGTGCAAACAGCTTAAGCTGGTCAAAAGATAGCCTTGTTTTAAAGCCGGGACAGCTGTGTATGGGCAGTATAAACGATAGCTTTATGGCGACAAGCAAACATCAGGGTAAAAGCTACAAGAGCCAGTCGATAATAATTGAAAATTCGCTCATCCAAGAGCTTGGAATTTTTAAAATTTTAAGTAGCGATGATGAGTTTTGCGCTAGGATAATAGATACAAATTTGACTCAAAATTTGATACTAAAAGAGCTCGCAAACTCTAAAATTTATAGCGGAAAGATGAGAGAAATTTTTATAGAGTCTAAAATTTTAGAGATGGTTTATAAAAGCTTTGCGGAAGTAAAAGCCCAAGATAGCGACAAATTTAGATATAGTGAAGATGATTTGAAACTGATACATAAAGCAAGAGAAATTTTGCTTAAAGATATACAAAATCCACCAACCATAAAAGAGCTTGCAACTCTTTGTGCTACGAACGAATTTAAGCTTAAAAATGGGTTTAAACACTGCTTTAACACGACGATTCATAGAGCTTTGCAAGATGAGCGCCTAAAGATAGCTAAAAGCCTTCTTGAACAAAACGATATAAACGTAAAAGAGGCTGCAAAGATAGTGGGATATAGCAGTTTCGCGCATTTTACTAAGATATTTAAAGAGAAATTTGGCGTATTGCCTATGGAAATTTTAAGAGGCGGTAAATTTTAGCTTTTTAAGCTAAGTTTTTGAGCTTAGGAAATTACCTGCTATAATGGCTGAAATTTTACAAGGAGAAAATATGCCAAAAGATGCAAACGGAACAGAACTAAACGCCGGAGATAACGTAACTTTGATAAAAGATTTAAAGGTAAAAGGCGCAGGCGCTACTCTTAAAAGAGGAACGATAGCAAGAAATATAAAGCTAACCGGCAATGATAAAGAGGTTGAGTGTAGGATAGATAAGATGGGTGTTATCGTACTTAAAACCGAGTTTTTAAAGAAGGCGTAAGTTAAAATTTAATCTTTACAAAGCGATATGTCGGATCAAATCTAAAGGTAAGCAGATTTTGTAAAATCCCAAATAGGCTTAAAAATGTAACAAAACTGCTTCCTCCGTAGCTGTAAAACGGAAGCGGAATACCTACAACCGGAGCAAATCCAATAGTCATCATAATGTTTACACTTACATAGATAAATATCAAAATTCCAATTCCAGTCGTCACCACTTGCGTGAAATAATCATCTTTAAGACCGTAGTTTAGGCTAAGCAGATGGGTGATTAAAAATCCGTAAAACATCATCAGCGTAAATGCCCCCAAAAAACCAAATCTTTCAATGGTATATGAAAAGATAAAATCACTAGTTGCAATTGGCAAAAATTTAAAGTGCGTTTGAGTGGCTTCATCTTTTGGTTTGCCCGTGAGACCACCGCTTCCTATGGCGACTATGCTTTGGCGAACGTGATAGCTTGATTCTTCGCTTAAAAAATCATTGATTCTTTTTTTCTGATAGTCGTGCAAATTTTCATATATTAAAGGAGCCAATATGACTATACCGGCGGCTATGCTAAGCCATATTTTTTTATTTACCCCTATGATGAATAAAATCGCATATCCCATAATTATAAGGATCAAAGCAGTGCCAAGATCAGGCTCTTTCATAATTAAAAATGCAGGTAGGATTATGTATATACTAAGTCTTAAAAAATCCTTGAGCCCATAACCGTTAATTCCCGGAGGGCGATGCTTTACTAGGTATGCCATCATAAGTAAAAATGATGGCTTGATTATCTCTGATGGCTGAATAGTAAAATGCACAAAAGGGATTTCAAGCCAGCGTTTTGCTCCGAGTTTTGTTACTCCAAATAGATCAACACTTATTAAAAGCGCTATACATAGCCAGTAAAATGCCGGTATGAGCCATTCAAGCCTCCTTATGGGAAGCAGGAAAAAAAATGTAAAAGCGAGTAGTCCTATGCTGAAATATATAAGCTGTTTATTTGATAGAATAGAATTTGCTTCCGAAACTAAAATATATGATAAAATTATAATAGGTAGTATCAAGATTGGTTGAACAAAGTCAAAATGAGTTAGAATTCGCCTATCAAGTCTTATCAAAATTTCGCCTTTTTTAGCGGAATTATAACACCAAAAAGGAAACGGTTGAATCAAATATCTGTAAAAGAGAGTAAAGATATAGGCAAAAGATTAGATCTATTTTTGTCTGAAGAGCTTAAAATCTCAAGAAATCAAATTTTAAATTTAATTAAAAATGGCTGTGTAAGTCTAAATTCAAAGCCCATATTAAAGGGCTCGGCTAAGCTTAGTCTAGATGACGTTATAGATGTAAAAATTTTAGAATCAAATGATGAAAATTTAAATTTTAGTGCGGAATTTGAAGTGTCTATTTTGTATGAAGATGATGATTTGATAGTACTTAATAAGCCGCCAAATTTAGTTGTTCATCCAGCTCCGAGCGTTAAAGAGGCTACGCTTGTAGACTGGCTTGGAAAGAAAGGCTTTTTACTATCTACTTTAAGCGGAGAGAGTAGAGCGGGCATTGTTCATAGGCTTGATAAGGGCACTAGCGGAGCTATAGTCGTGGCTAAAAACAACCGTTCACACGTAGCGCTTTCGGCTCAGTTAAGCGATAAGACAATGGGCAGAATTTATCTTGCGATTACTGATTTGCCACTTAAAGAGGAGTGTGTGATAGAGCGAAAAATAGGGAGAAATCCGAATAATCGTTTAAAAAAAGCTATTACAATTGACGGAAGAAGCGCTAAGAGTGCCTTTGTAAATTTGATTCAAGAGAGCGGAGTAAATTTAATAGCAGCTAAGCTTTTTACCGGCAGAACTCATCAGATCAGAGTTCATTTAGCCAGCATTAACCGCCATATTTTGGGCGATACTTTATATGGGTTTAAGAGCGAAAACGATAAAATAAAAAGAGTTATGCTCCACGCCTACGGGCTTTACTTCACTCATCCCAATACAGGTAAAAGGATGGAATTTGTAGCTCCGCTTTGGGATGACTTTAATGAAATTTTATTTAATAAATTTAATAAGGAGATAGTTTATGAAAAGATCGATTTTAAAAGGCTTGATGCTATCTTTGGCAGTTGTAATCACTGGCTGTGTCTCGCCTAGTACACCTACACAAATCAATTCAAATTTGCCCACTGTTACTAGTTTAAAAACTATTAGCGATATGACTGAAATAGGCTTTGAATGGACTCCTACTACTACAACAGATGTAGCAGGATACTATCTTTACAGATCAAATTCTAACGAAAACAGCAGTAAAATGAAGGTTGTGGCCGATATAAAAGATCGCTTTGCAAGTCATTATGTGGATTCAAATTTGGCTCCAGAGACTACATATTCATATGAGATGAGAACTTATAACGCAAACAAGCAAATTTCAAATCCAGGTGTAGTTATAAGTGCAAGCACTAGACCTCTTATAGAGTCGGTGCCTTTTTTAAGAGCTCTTACTAATTTGCCGGAACGTGTGAAGTTAATATGGCGTCCGCATCCTGATTTAAGAGTGGCGTCTTATATAGTGGAAAAAGCAGATATTGGTAAAGATAATTGGAGACAGATAGCAGAAATTAAAGGAAGGCTTCATGCCGAATATATCGATGATAGCGTAAAATCAGGCAGAGGGTATAAATATAGAGTTTTTGTAAAAACAAGCACGGGAGTTATATCTAAACCAAGCGAGATAGTTGATTCTACTACAAAACCCCTTCCAAACAAAGTTGTAAATATACAAGCTACTACAAATGCTCCAAAAAAGATTATTATCACATGGGATAGCGTGGCGAGCGAAGACTTTGGATACTACAAAATTTATAGCACTTCAAATAAATTTTTGCCATATACATATCTTGCTAAAACCAAAACAAATAGCTACGAGGATTTAATTAACGAAAATGGCGCTACAAGGCTATATAAGATTACTATTGTAGATAAAGACGGACTTGAGTCTAAAAAGCCCGATGAAGCCGTTACAGGATCAACTCTGGCGGCCATAGACGCTCCTATAATATCATCCATAGTAGCTGATAGTTCAGCTGTAAAAGTTCAGTGGAGCGGACCAAAAGAGGCTAGAAGCTATACTGTAATCAGGGAAGGCGGAGAAGGAGAGAGAAGATTTACAAATATAACTAGTAATGAATTTATAGATACTGATGTCAATTATAGTCTAAAATATACATATAAAGTTATAGCTATAGACGAGTATGGCATAAGTTCTGATGAATCCCATAAAGCTATGGTAATTATAGAATAATGCCAAATTTTATAACTAAAAATTTAAAATCTTTAGCCTATCCGATTATTCAGGATGAGGTGGTTTTTGCATGGGAAGCAAGAGGCAGAAACTCTACTATTATCTATACTCAAAGTGGAATTGAAGAGTTTTTTGTGACTTTGAAAGAGCATAAAAATGGCTTTTTAGTAAAAGGCGATAAGATCACGAGACCTGCTCAAGTAGGGCTGCTGCAAAAGGCTTTGGTTAAATTTAAAGAGCTAAATTGCCAAGAAGTTTTAAGTGAGGCAATAGCTGTAAAAAAAACTCATTTAACGCAAAAAACTACTTATATTTCAGATACTAAAGAGCTTTTAAAAATTTTAAAAGAGCCAAGGCTATCTAAAATTTTTATAGAGATAGGATTTGGTTCCGGTAGACATCTACTCTGGCAAGCAGAAAAAAACCCCGATGCTTTGGTCATAGGCATAGAGGTCTATAAGCCATCTATCGAGCAGGTCGCAAAGCTTGCAAAGAGTAAAAATTTAAACAATGTAGTTCTTATCAATAGCGATGCTAGGTTGCTTTTGTCCTTGATCGATTCAAATTTCATAGATAAAATTTTTCTTCACTTTCCTGTGCCCTGGGATGACGCTCCTCATAGGCGAGTAGTTTCTGAAAAATTTATAAAAGAGTGCGAAAGAACTCTTAAAATAGGCGGTAGATTCGAGCTTAGAAGTGATAGCAGAAATTATACAGAGTACACTATATCTCAGCTTTTAAATTTGCATAGCTCAAAACTTATTGTGGATAAAAATAAATATCTTAATGTTTCAAGTAAATATGAGGATAGATGGAAAAAACAGCTTAAAGACATATATGATGTAACTTTTGAGTGCGAAATAAAAAGCGAGCCCTTAAAAACACTTAGCGAGATGAAATTTGAAGGCGGTTACGATATCAAGGCTATATCTAAAAATTTTAAAAATATAATTATTAAAAAAGATGACTGTTTTTTGCATATTGAAGAGAAATTTGAAAAAAGCGAGGATGAAATTTTGCTTCGCATATCTTTTGGCGCATTTTCTCAGCCAGAGCAGTGTTATCTACTGCTCACTCCTAAAAGGTGTGAATACTTTATCAAAAAGCCGCTTTTAACGAGAGAAAATTTAGAGGCACATTTTGCACTAAAGGAGTATTTGGCTAATGCAAAAGATTATTAGTTCCAGAGGTCTTTCGCTAGGTTATAATCAAAATGAGCTTATAGTTCAAAATGTGGATTTGGATATTAGCGCTAGCGATTTTGTAATAATAACGGGTAAAAGTGGTAGCGGAAAATCTACTATAATTAAGTCGCTTTACGGAGAGATTAAGCCATACTCCGGCTCTCTTGAAGTTTGCCTTGCCAATATGAACGGGATAAGTCAAAAAAAGCTTAGTGAGGTTAGGCAAAAAATCGGAATCATATTTCAAAACTACCGCTTGATAAATGAGTGGAGTGTCGAGAGAAATGTGATGCTACCGCTTATGATAAAGGGGCTTGCGCATAATGTATGTAAAAATCAAGCACATAAGCTGCTAAAGCATGTAAATTTACTACACAAGGCTCATAAATTTCCACTTGAACTAAGTGGAGGGGAGCAGCAGCGTGTGGCTATGGCTAGAGCTTTGGCTCATAATCCAAATCTGCTCTTATGCGATGAACCTACCGGAAATTTGGATGATTATTCAAGCGATGTTATATGGTCGCTTTTGCGTTCTGCAAGGGAATTTTTAGGCACTTGCGTGGTAGTAGTAACTCATAAAATCCCATCTACCTTAAGGGTGCATTATCGTCACTTCGTGATAGAAAACGGAGGTGTGCATGAGATCTCTTAAGAATCATTTTGGAGTTATCTTTCCTCTTGTTGCTCTTCTTTTTTGTATCCAGTTTATAACTCTTGTGGGTAATGTCATAAAAGATTATGAAAAACTGATGAGTGAGGATTATAACATCATAGTAGTTAGCTCAAAAGATCTGAATAGCTCTAATATAAAGCCTTTGGTAAGTGATTTTGAATCCATCGAGAGATTGGGTACAAAATCGGTTTTAGATAGACTTTCTAAAGATATTTCAGCCAAAAATTTAAATATTTTACAGAACTCTTTGCCTAAATTTTACTCCATTAAACTGCAAATTTTTCCAAGTGTTGAATATATGGAGGAGATTAAAGCAAAGCTTCTGAAAGTAAATGGCGTTAGTAGAGTGGAGACATTTTCAAAGACTCATAATAAGATTTATAAAATTTTAAATCTAATTAAAAAAATATCTGAAATTTTTTCTATTTTAATTGTTATTTTAGGACTTATGCTAGTGCTAAAACAGATGAGAATTTGGCTATACGAGCATAAGGAACGAATAGACATCATGACTCTTTTTGGCGCATCTTTTTGGCTAAAATCAGGAGTGCTATATAAGATGGCTGTAGTTGATTCTATTATTGCTGCTATTATTGTTACCGTATTTTACTATTTGCTGCCTGATTTTAATGTTGTAATTTTTATGATGGATGAGGTTAGTTTAAAAATTCCTAATGTGGACATAATATATGAAGGAGGTAGGCTACTTGCCATATCTTTGGCGCTTAGCATAATAGCAGTTTCTTTGGTTATGAGAGAGGCTAAAAAGAACAGCATATGAAAATTTTACTATTTTTATTATTTTTTTTAGGAGCATCATTTTGTGCTAGTACTGATGATAAAATTAAAGTGCAGACGTCATCTTTGCAACTTTCAAATCAAATAGCAAGTAAGCTAAATAAAAAATTAGATGACTTAGCTAAAGACATCAAGGATGGAGAGTCGGAACTAGAGAAAATAGATTCTAAAATGAAAGAGTTATTAGCTCAGATTGCTGAGCTTGAAAATAGAGCAAGCAGTGCAAATAGCGAGCTTAAAAAGCTAAATGAACAAAATAGCGAACTCTTGCAAAATCAAAGACTTATAGAGCAAAATATGATACGTATAATATCAGATCATTTTGCGTTTGATCTTATTGCACCAAAAGAGTATGAGGACAGCAACGAAAGCATAATCGCAACTGAAATTTTGGTTAATTTAAATAGCGTGATAAAAGATGATTTCAAAAATTTAGTTAAGGATTATGAAAAGACCACAAATTCAATCAAAGATCAAAATGATAAGATACAAAATATACAGGCTGATTTAAAAACTTATAAACAAAAGCGAACGGAGCTTGCGTTGCTTCAAAGTGAACAGTCTAAGACCGTGGCTAATTTAAAGCAAGATAGGCAGAGCTATTCTAAAAAATTATCTATGATTCAAGAGCAGCAAAAAGAGATAAGAAAGACTCTAGAGGAGCTTAAAATAGTCGCAAGACAAGAGGTTGAAGAGGCAAAGAGGCTAGCGGAGCAAAAAGAAGCCGAAAAAACAAAAAAAGATAAAAAGCATAAAAAAGATAAAGATACTAAAGATGAAAAAAACAATGGTTCTGTTAAGCAAGTGGGCTCAAGCTATCAGGCAAGTTTAGTGAAAAAATATAGCGGAGAAAAGACGATAGCCCCTCTTGATAGCTTTACTGTTAAGCAAAAATTCGGAAACTATATCGATCCTATATATAATATTAAAATTTTTAATGAGTCCGTAGTGCTAAGCTCTCAAACCGCTGATGCAAAGGTAAAAAGCGTATTAAATGGCAAAGTTGTATTCGCAAAGGATACGGCTATGCTGGATAAGGTTGTAATTATAGAAAATGCAAACGGAATTCATACTATCTATGCACATCTTAGCCAAATAGCGCCTACTGTAAAAGTTGGCAAAAAGGTTCAAAAAGGCTATGTCATAGGACGAGTATCAAAAGATCTAACATTTGAAGTAACTCAAAAAAATTACCATATAGATCCGCTTGAAATGATAACCCTTAAATAGATATTTGAGATAAAAGATTAGCAGAATTTAAACACTTTTTTGCTAAAATGCTTGAATTTTAAGGAGAATTTATGGAGCGTAAAAAGCGAATTTTAGTCAAATTTTCGGGTGAGGCATTAGCTGGAGAGAGTGGGTTTGGTATAGATAATTTAGTTTTAAAATTTATCGCCAAGCAGATAAAAGAGCTTGTGGAAAACGGCGTTGAAGTAGGCATAGTTATAGGCGGCGGAAATATTATAAGAGGTGTGAGTGCCGCAAAAGACGGTATCATCAAACGCAC includes:
- a CDS encoding peptidoglycan DD-metalloendopeptidase family protein gives rise to the protein MKILLFLLFFLGASFCASTDDKIKVQTSSLQLSNQIASKLNKKLDDLAKDIKDGESELEKIDSKMKELLAQIAELENRASSANSELKKLNEQNSELLQNQRLIEQNMIRIISDHFAFDLIAPKEYEDSNESIIATEILVNLNSVIKDDFKNLVKDYEKTTNSIKDQNDKIQNIQADLKTYKQKRTELALLQSEQSKTVANLKQDRQSYSKKLSMIQEQQKEIRKTLEELKIVARQEVEEAKRLAEQKEAEKTKKDKKHKKDKDTKDEKNNGSVKQVGSSYQASLVKKYSGEKTIAPLDSFTVKQKFGNYIDPIYNIKIFNESVVLSSQTADAKVKSVLNGKVVFAKDTAMLDKVVIIENANGIHTIYAHLSQIAPTVKVGKKVQKGYVIGRVSKDLTFEVTQKNYHIDPLEMITLK